In Fimbriimonadaceae bacterium, the genomic window GTTTGCCGCGATGGGAATCAGTCGCGTCTGCTCAGGCCAATCGATTGTTAGCTCGGCAGAGCCTTCGCCGGTCATCTGGTCGGCGCCGCCTCCGCTTCCGCCGCATCCGGCAAGCAAGGTTAAGATGGCAAAGAGATAAATAAGAAAGCGCGATTTCAAATCTGCACGTGTCATATCAGCTGACCTCAACATTTGTGTTGAAACTAGGGTCGTCGTCGCCGTTGCCGCCGCAACCGGCTGCAAGGAGACCCGTGGTGGTCAAGGCGACGAGAAGTGCAAAGAGGCGAAACCTTGTCGTTGCAGTTTTCATAGTAGTCCCGCGTAAACCTAAATCCTGTTTACAAATGGAGAAACGATTTTTTGGATGATTACAGGACTTCAGCATCCGCTAAGCATTAAGGAGCCGTATGATTTGACAGCGCGGAGCCAATTACAAGCCTTTATGTTCGGCAAGGCTTTTGCCGGTAAGGAACTGAGAAATCGCCCACGACTCTATCGAAGGTGGACCCCCGCATGGACCGGTGCGGGGGCCATGGCGCCCCTACAGCTTGCCTTCAAGAATGAGCTTCATCAGCGCCTTCTGCGCGTGCATCCGATTCTCTGACTGGTCAAAGACGCGCGACTGCGGCCCGTCGATGACCTCTGCCGCGACCTCGTGGCCCCTAATCGCCGGCAAACAGTGGAGGAAGATCGCTTCCTTGGCGGCGGCATCCATCAGCTTCTCATCCACCTGGAATTTGGCGAACCGGCTGATTCGCTCCACGGCCTCAACCTCCTGGCCCATGCTCACCCAGACATCGGTGTAGACCACGTGCGCGCCCTCCACCGCGAGAGCTGGGCGATAGACCTGCGTCACGCCGGGCTGCTGATAGACGATCTCGTCACACTCATAACCTGGCGGAGTGCACACGACGGTCTCATGGCCGAGACGAGCAGCGGCGACAGCAAAGCTGTTCGCCACGTTGTTGCCATCCCCGATCCACACTACTTTCAGCTTCTTCGGGCCGAAAATTTCTTCGATCGTGAGAAGGTCGGCAAGAGCCTGGCAGGGATGTTCCTTGTCGGTAAGCGCGTTGATGACCGGCACCGTCGCATGCTTGGCCAGCTCCGCGATGTCCTTGTGGCGGTTAAGTCGGGCAACGATCAGGGTGCACCAGCGCGACAAGACCTGGGCGGTGTCGGAAATCGATTCACGGACGCCCATCTCGATATCGTTCTTGGTCAGGTAGCTGGCATGCCCGCCAAGCTCGTGAAAGGCGGTCTCGAACGATACCCGAGTTCGTAGCGACTGCTTCTCGAAGATCATTGCCATGAGACGATTTTCGACATGGTGGATCGTCTGTGGCGAGGTCTTCCACTGGGCCTTGAGCTTCATCGCCTCGTCCAGGATCAGCCTGAACTGATCGCTGTCGAGGTCGCTTGAGGCAAGGACATGCCGAGGCGCCTTGGCGCCGTTCGTATAGTTCACGGGTTCGGTTATGGTGGATAGTGACAAGCTGGAATCTCCTTTTGAATCGCTGGCGCACCATCGCGCCGCTGGCGAATGAATGAAGGGGATTTGCGGGATCGCAGGTGATCGTCCTGGGCAAATCCCCTAGGCACGACGACGGCTGTCACGACGCACGCGAACGGTCCCGTAACCGCTGACCGGCTTCGTTTCGCCAAACATCTCGGTGGTGGCGAGGACCATTGAGGACGGAGTGTACCTTCGACGGGTGGTGGTCCCGACTGCGATACTATAGACATGGTGAACACTGCCCCGCTGGTCGATCGCTTTGGCCGTGTCCACACCTATTTGCGGATTTCGGTAACGGATCGGTGCAACTTCCGCTGTCGATATTGCATGCCGGCGGAAGGCTTGAACTGGCTTCCGCGAATGGAAGTCCTTTCGTTCGAAGAAATCGAGCGTCTAACGCGGCTGTTTGTAAGCCTGGGGGTTGACAAGATCCGGCTCACCGGTGGAGAGCCCACCGTTCGAAAAGACCTTGAGCTTTTGATCGATCGACTCGCCGGGATTGACGGGGTGAGGTCATTTTTGATGACAACAAACGGCTCCACCCTCGCCACCAAGGCCGGCAGCTACCGCCAAGCCGGTCTGACCGGACTGAACATCTCGATCGATTCCCTCAAGCCGGATCGCTTCAAGGAGATCACCCTTCGCGACGAGCTTTATCGGGTGTTGCGAGGCATCGATGCTGCGATCGAGGCTGGCTACGAAAGCGTGAAGCTCAACATCGTCGTGATGGCTGGAATCAACGACGACGAGCTGCTCGACCTCGTGGAGTTCGCTCGTCATCGCCCGGTCGTCGTGCGCTTTATCGAATTCATGCCTTTCGAAGGCAATGGGTGGCAGCAAGCGTCGGTCTTCACCTATCGCCAGATGCGCTCCATCATCGAGTCGCGCTACGACTTGGTTCCGCTGGCTACCGAGGCATCCGCGGTGGGCAAGGATTTCGGAATCGACGGGTTTGCCGGGACGATCGGCTTCGTCACCTCGATGACCGAAAGTTTCTGCGACGGCTGCAATCGCTTGAGACTTACGGCAGAGGGCGCGTTCAAGGCGTGCCTTTTCGCAGGTTCGGAAACCAGCCTTCGCGATCCCATGCGCCAAGGCGCCGACGACCAAGCCTTGGAAGGGATCGTCCGAGAGGCCCTGAGCCGCAAGTGGCGCGGCCATCCCCCGATGGACCTTCTGCCTCAAGTTAAGAACCGGAGCATGGTGGCGATCGGTGGCTAGGGAAGGCATGCGCGATGTTTCCGGAAAGGTAACGAGCTTGCGAGAAGCTCGGGCGGAGGCTACGCTCCGCGTATCGCCGACCACAATCGACTTGCTCCGCAGTGGCAAGGCGCCAAAGGGCGATCCGCTGCCCGTCGCGCGTGTCGCCGCCATTCAAGCAGCGAAGAACACGCCGCAGATCATCCCCTATTGCCATCACGTGCCCGTTGACTACGTGGGCGTCGACTTCGACATTTCTGATTCGGCAATCAGAGTTGAAGTCGAAGTCAAGGCGATTTATCGGACGGGGGTCGAGATGGAAGCCATGACCGCGGCAGCGGCGGCGGTGCTCAATCTCTTCGACCTCCTGAAGCCGGTGGACAAGGCGATGACCGTGGAGTCGGTCCGCCTGCTTGAGAAGACCGGAGGAAAGACCCAGTTTGCCTACCCGGAAGCCTTTCGGGCCACCGTTATCGTGGTGTCGGATTCCGTTTCCGGCGGCAAGGCTAGAGACCGCTCCGGCGAGCTTCTGAGACAAAGGCTGTGTGAGGAGGGTGGCGTCGTTGGCGAGGTCGTGGTGACACCCGACGACGTGGATGCTATCTCCACCGCCGTACTCGGTGCGGTCGCCCTCGACCCCGAGTTGGTGATGCTCACCGGCGGGACGGGAGCGGGACCCAGGGATCACACACCCGCCGCCATCGTTCCTTTGCTTTCGGCCCGGCTCAACGGCATCGAGCACCGGCTCCATGCGTATGGTCAGGATCGCCTGCCAACAGCCATGCTGGGTCGGCCGTTCGCGGGCTTGGTCGACAAGTCGATCGTGATTGGACTGCCCGGCGCCCCGGGTGCGGTGGAGGATGCAGTTCGGGCCCTGTTCCCGTACCTGAAACACGCGTTTCACATCGTCCGAGGTGGAGGACATGATCGCTGAGGCCGCCACCCTGATCGATTTCGAAGACGCCCTGCGAATCGTCCGGAGTGAGGCCCACCCGATGCCGACAGAAGTCGTCGAACTCCCATACTTGCTGGGTCGCGTACTGGCCAAGCCCATTCATACGCGATACGACCAGCCCCCCTTCGACAATTCGGCGGTCGACGGGTTCGCGATTTGTCCCGCCGACATTCAAGCCGGAACCGATCACCGTAGCTTTTTAATACGTGGCGAGATGCCGGCAGGGTCGGCCGAGGAATTTCGACTTGAGCCAGGCGAAACCGTGCGGGTGTTTACGGGTGGAGCACTACCTGCCAACACCGGCGGCATCGTGATGAAAGAGTTCGCCGAGGTCGAGGGTAGTTCTGCGAGATTCACGGTGGCAGGTGCGATGGGTGACCACATTCGATTCGGCGGATCCGAGGCAAGAGCCGGGGAAGCCTTCGTTCAACCTGGGCTGATTACGCCGCCTGTGATGGCTGCCCTCGCCGTTGCGGGCGCCTCACAAGCAGACGTCTTTGCGCTGCCGAAGGTCGGCATCCTCGTAACCGGAAGCGAGTTGGTGTCGCCGGGCGAAAGTTTGGCACGAGGCCAGACCTACGAGTGTAATGGAACCGCCCTGGCCGGAGCCATCCGAGCCCTCGGATTCCATGACCCGACCGTTCTGCGCGTCGACGACACCGTGGAATCGACGACGTCCGCACTGAAGCGGCTGATGCAGAACTGCGACGTGCTAATCACGAGCGGTGGGATATCGGTGGGGGAATACGATCTCGTTAGGCGTTGCCTCGGCAACCTGGGAGCCCGTGAGTACTTCTGGCAAGTGGCCATGAAGCCTGGAAAGCCGGTCTACTTCGGACGAGCCGGGGATTGCGCCATCTTCGGCCTGCCCGGAAATCCCGTGTCGGCCCTTGTCACGTTTTCTCTGCTGGTCAGGCCCTACTTGCGCGCGATTTGCGGGTTGCCGGATGAGCGCTCGTCCTTGTGCCTACCCACCACCGAATCGCTGCAAAAGAAGGCGGGGCGAACGGAATTTGTGCCTTGCCTTTGGGATCAAGAAGGGGCCGAGCCGATCTTGGGCCGGGCATCCCACAAGACAAGCTGCCTCGCTGAGGCAAACGGGTTGCTTGTTCTGCCGAAAGACCTGGACTCGCTGCCGGCCGGCGAATCCGCCAATGTCATCGAGCTCCGATGGGGGATGGAATCTTGAAGCGTGTTTCGGTTTCCTAC contains:
- the argF gene encoding Ornithine carbamoyltransferase, with the translated sequence MNYTNGAKAPRHVLASSDLDSDQFRLILDEAMKLKAQWKTSPQTIHHVENRLMAMIFEKQSLRTRVSFETAFHELGGHASYLTKNDIEMGVRESISDTAQVLSRWCTLIVARLNRHKDIAELAKHATVPVINALTDKEHPCQALADLLTIEEIFGPKKLKVVWIGDGNNVANSFAVAAARLGHETVVCTPPGYECDEIVYQQPGVTQVYRPALAVEGAHVVYTDVWVSMGQEVEAVERISRFAKFQVDEKLMDAAAKEAIFLHCLPAIRGHEVAAEVIDGPQSRVFDQSENRMHAQKALMKLILEGKL
- the moaA1 gene encoding GTP 3',8-cyclase 1; the encoded protein is MPAEGLNWLPRMEVLSFEEIERLTRLFVSLGVDKIRLTGGEPTVRKDLELLIDRLAGIDGVRSFLMTTNGSTLATKAGSYRQAGLTGLNISIDSLKPDRFKEITLRDELYRVLRGIDAAIEAGYESVKLNIVVMAGINDDELLDLVEFARHRPVVVRFIEFMPFEGNGWQQASVFTYRQMRSIIESRYDLVPLATEASAVGKDFGIDGFAGTIGFVTSMTESFCDGCNRLRLTAEGAFKACLFAGSETSLRDPMRQGADDQALEGIVREALSRKWRGHPPMDLLPQVKNRSMVAIGG
- the moaE2 gene encoding Molybdopterin molybdenumtransferase 2, which produces MIAEAATLIDFEDALRIVRSEAHPMPTEVVELPYLLGRVLAKPIHTRYDQPPFDNSAVDGFAICPADIQAGTDHRSFLIRGEMPAGSAEEFRLEPGETVRVFTGGALPANTGGIVMKEFAEVEGSSARFTVAGAMGDHIRFGGSEARAGEAFVQPGLITPPVMAALAVAGASQADVFALPKVGILVTGSELVSPGESLARGQTYECNGTALAGAIRALGFHDPTVLRVDDTVESTTSALKRLMQNCDVLITSGGISVGEYDLVRRCLGNLGAREYFWQVAMKPGKPVYFGRAGDCAIFGLPGNPVSALVTFSLLVRPYLRAICGLPDERSSLCLPTTESLQKKAGRTEFVPCLWDQEGAEPILGRASHKTSCLAEANGLLVLPKDLDSLPAGESANVIELRWGMES